A part of Anabas testudineus chromosome 9, fAnaTes1.2, whole genome shotgun sequence genomic DNA contains:
- the LOC113150433 gene encoding dead end protein 1-like encodes MERTQSKVLHLERTQALETWAQSTKTKLTQVNGQRKYGGPPEVWDGPTPGAHCEVFISQIPRDTYEDQLIPLFSSVGPLWEFRLMMNFSGENRGFAYAKYASPAVAAEAIRLLHGHMLEPGVFLQVSRSTEKRQLRVGHLPASTRQQGLLQVLRGLAQGVERVCVTAGPEEVSAIVAFSSHYAASMAKKMLAEAFKKLFGLTVSVQWQPTVKPDEPVARHNLSFPSPLKPPRLIYYPPQLETQALHPPSRPPGFCRAVGGPTASQHRHLPCSSTAASPLMVVRNARETTTTLDQMDLTT; translated from the coding sequence ATGGAGCGCACGCAGAGCAAGGTGCTACATCTGGAGCGGACACAGGCGCTGGAAACATGGGCACAAAGTACCAAGACTAAACTGACGCAGGTAAACGGCCAGAGGAAATATGGAGGTCCCCCTGAGGTGTGGGACGGCCCCACACCAGGGGCCCACTGCGAGGTGTTCATCAGCCAGATCCCACGAGATACCTATGAGGACCAGCTGATCCCCCTGTTCAGCTCCGTGGGTCCTCTCTGGGAGTTCAGGCTCATGATGAACTTCAGCGGAGAGAACCGCGGCTTCGCCTACGCCAAATACGCGTCACCGGCTGTAGCTGCCGAAGCGATCCGCCTGCTCCACGGCCACATGTTGGAGCCCGGGGTCTTTCTCCAAGTGAGCCGCAGTACAGAGAAGAGACAGCTGCGCGTCGGACACCTGCCGGCCTCCACCAGGCAGCAGGGGCTGCTGCAGGTGCTGCGCGGTCTGGCGCAGGGGGtggaaagagtgtgtgtgacgGCGGGGCCCGAGGAGGTGTCAGCTATAGTAGCTTTCTCATCCCATTATGCTGCTTCTATGGCCAAGAAGATGCTGGCCGAGGCGTTCAAGAAGCTGTTTGGGCTGACCGTCTCGGTCCAGTGGCAGCCAACAGTGAAGCCGGACGAGCCAGTGGCTCGACACaatctttcctttccttccccCTTAAAACCACCGCGGCTCATTTATTATCCCCCACAGTTAGAGACGCAGGCACTGCATCCTCCTTCCAGACCCCCAGGTTTCTGCAGAGCCGTCGGGGGACCCACAGCTTCCCAACACAGGCACCTTCCCTGCTCCTCCACTGCAGCATCACCACTGATGGTCGTGCGCAATGCGCGTGAAACCACAACCACACTGGACCAGATGGATCTAACCACTTAA